One segment of Primulina tabacum isolate GXHZ01 chromosome 14, ASM2559414v2, whole genome shotgun sequence DNA contains the following:
- the LOC142525281 gene encoding 11-beta-hydroxysteroid dehydrogenase B, which yields MELINTVLNFFVPPASMLMLAFAWPTLTFIYTCEWIYNTYFNSEDMENKVVVITGASSGIGEQIAYQYAKRGANLVLVARRENRLWGISENATRLGAHNVLITAADVVKEDDCRRFISETINYYGRIDHLVNTASLGHTFYFEEATDSGVFPILMDINFWGNVYPTYVALPYLRESNGRIVVNASVENWLPLPRMSLYSAAKSALINFYETLRFEVREEVGITVATHGWIGTEMTRGKFMVEEGAEMQWKEEREVHASGGPVEEFAKLIVSGACRGDPYVKYPSWYDIFFLYRVFAPKVLFWTFSFLLTTAGARKTSFIGTGRPLLEGSPSRRFTGSPPVTLSQVF from the exons ATGGAACTGATCAACACTGTGCTGAATTTTTTTGTGCCACCAGCAAGCATGTTGATGCTTGCTTTTGCATGGCCGACTCTCACTTTCATCTACACCTGCGAATGGATTTACAACACATATTTCAACTCTGAAGACATGGAGAACAAGGTAGTGGTTATCACCGGAGCTTCTTCTGGGATTGGAGag CAAATCGCTTATCAATATGCAAAGAGGGGCGCGAACCTGGTATTGGTGGCACGAAGAGAGAACCGGTTGTGGGGAATAAGCGAGAACGCGACAAGGCTGGGGGCACATAATGTGTTGATAACGGCTGCTGATGTAGTGAAAGAAGATGATTGTCGGAGATTTATCAGTGAAACCATTAACTATTATGGCCGTA TTGATCATCTAGTGAATACAGCAAGTTTAGGACACACTTTCTACTTTGAGGAAGCTACGGACTCGGGCGTCTTTCCCATTTTAATG GACATTAACTTTTGGGGTAATGTGTATCCAACTTATGTAGCGCTTCCGTACTTACGGGAAAGCAATGGTCGCATTGTGGTGAATGCCTCGGTCGAGAATTGGTTGCCTTTGCCGAGGATGAGCTTGTACTCT GCTGCTAAGTCGGCGCTCATAAACTTTTACGAGACACTGAGGTTTGAAGTGAGGGAAGAGGTCGGTATTACAGTTGCAACACATGGTTGGATCGGAACTGAAATGACCAGAGGTAAATTCATGGTGGAGGAAGGGGCAGAGATGCAGTGGAAGGAAGAAAGAGAA GTACACGCATCTGGTGGACCCGTGGAGGAGTTTGCGAAGCTTATTGTTTCTGGGGCGTGCAGAGGGGATCCATATGTGAAGTATCCCAGCTGGTACGACATATTCTTTTTGTACAGAGTCTTTGCACCAAAAGTGCTGTTCTGGACTTTCAGCTTTCTTTTGACGACTGCGGGTGCACGAAAAACTTCCTTCATCGGAACTGGAAGGCCGTTGCTAGAGGGATCCCCTTCAAGAAGATTTACCGGAAGCCCTCCAGTGACCTTATCCCAAGTCTTTTAG
- the LOC142524046 gene encoding putative serine/threonine-protein kinase At1g09600, producing MGCLCSRGSNVNDYVAENEKAKEQEVKKYSVQMIAPLQGEEIIVGVGNLKNEGSLHSRSKTTLESNPSCIPPALNVEDDGKTRIIERPKNGHQRRSTLEFGGVNGMQQRMSRIESTPHGARGEHAAAGWPSWLASVAGEAIHGWVPRSAESYEKINKIGQGTYSSVYRARDLTTDKIVAMKKVRFVNMDPESVRFMAREISILRRLDHPNVMKLEALVTSRISGSLYLVFEYMEHDLAGLLASPGVKFTEPQIKCYMQQMFRGLKHCHSRGVLHRDIKGSNLLVDNNGTLKIGDFGLATFLEPGQKQPLTSRVVTLWYRAPELLLGATDYGAGIDLWSAGCILAELFAGKPIMPGRTEVEQMHKIFKLCGSPTEEYWKKTKLPHASSFKSQKLYKCRLADSFRDFPSSALALVDVLLTIDPRNRGTASSALKSEFFTSKPLPSDPSSLPKYPPSKELDAKIREEEARKQRADSVKGGGAEYARNNSRKSKPVPEEQGKSNKSTSYKYNTQEESGTGFPIEPPLRGNDLKRGYSHSNSVIHPSAAAEYSWAKTMRDDDKERSVSVRSLSSSRRGVQLTRQSSQLQSTVDLSNHRSKCTDSTSDDGSIRYVPKRNRMHFSGPLMPPGGNMEDMLKEHEKQIQEAVRKAKSKKKCYDYS from the exons ATGGGTTGCCTTTGTTCAAGAGGATCAAATGTGAATGATTATGTTGCCGAGAACGAAAAGGCCAAGGAACAAGAGGTCAAAAAGTATTCGGTACAGATGATAGCTCCCTTGCAAGGAGAGGAGATTATAGTAGGAGTAGGTAACCTTAAGAATGAAGGCTCTCTTCATTCAAGATCAAAAACAACATTAGAATCGAACCCGAGTTGTATCCCACCAGCTTTAAACGTTGAGGATGATGGGAAAACGAGGATCATTGAAAGGCCAAAAAACGGGCACCAAAGGCGTTCTACCTTAGAGTTTGGAGGAGTCAATGGAATGCAACAGAGAATGTCTAGAATAGAAAGTACGCCTCATGGTGCCAGAGGCGAGCATGCTGCTGCAGGATGGCCATCGTGGCTTGCTTCTGTTGCAGGAGAGGCCATTCATGGCTGGGTTCCTCGAAGTGCAGAATCCTACGAGAAAATCAACAAA ATTGGACAAGGAACATACAGTAGTGTGTACAGGGCTCGCGACCTAACAACTGACAAAATTGTAGCGATGAAAAAGGTCAGATTTGTTAATATGGACCCAGAGAGTGTTCGTTTCATGGCAAGGGAGATCAGTATTTTACGTAGATTGGACCATCCAAATGTTATGAAGCTTGAAGCGTTGGTGACATCAAGGATTTCAGGAAGCTTGTACCTCGTATTCGAGTACATGGAGCACGATCTTGCTGGACTTTTAGCTTCTCCCGGGGTCAAATTTACAGAACCGCAGATTAAATGTTATATGCAGCAGATGTTTAGGGGACTAAAACACTGCCACAGTCGTGGTGTTCTTCATCGAGATATTAAGGGTTCAAACCTTCTGGTTGACAATAATGGAACCCTCAAAATTGGAGACTTTGGTTTGGCTACATTTCTCGAGCCTGGCCAGAAACAACCGTTAACTAGTCGCGTGGTAACTCTCTGGTACAGAGCTCCTGAACTATTGCTAGGTGCAACAGACTATGGAGCCGGAATTGATTTGTGGAGCGCCGGTTGTATTCTTGCTGAGCTGTTCGCGGGGAAGCCTATCATGCCTGGAAGAACAGAG GTGGAGCAAATGCACAAGATATTCAAGCTATGTGGTTCGCCAACAGAGGAATATTGGAAGAAAACAAAATTACCGCATGCTAGTAGCTTCAAGTCACAGAAACTGTACAAGTGCCGTCTCGCTGACAGTTTCAGGGACTTTCCTTCATCAGCTTTGGCCCTCGTAGATGTACTCCTTACAATTGATCCACGTAACAGGGGTACTGCTTCTTCCGCCCTCAAAAGTGAG TTCTTCACATCAAAGCCTCTTCCAAGCGATCCATCTAGCTTACCCAAGTATCCTCCAAGTAAGGAACTTGACGCGAAAATTCGAGAAGAGGAAGCAAGAAA ACAAAGAGCTGATAGTGTTAAAGGTGGAGGGGCTGAATATGCTCGCAATAATTCAAGGAAATCGAAGCCTGTTCCTGAAGAACAG GGGAAATCCAATAAGAGCACCAGTTATAAGTATAACACGCAGGAGGAAAGTGGAACGGGTTTCCCAATCGAACCGCCACTCAGAGGAAATGATTTAAAGAGAGGATATTCTCATTCAAATTCAGTGATTCACCCCAGTGCTGCAGCAGAATACTCATGGGCTAAAACAATGCGTGATGATGATAAAGAGCGTTCTGTGTCTGTCCGCTCATTAAGCTCTAGTCGacgtggtgtacaactcacaaGACAAAGCTCTCAATTGCAGTCAACAGTTGACTTGTCAAATCATCGTTCAAAGTGCACTGACTCCACGTCTGATGATGGCTCAATA CGTTATGTACCAAAGAGAAACAGGATGCATTTTTCTGGGCCATTAATGCCTCCAGGAGGGAACATGGAAGACATGTTAAAAGAACACGaaaaacaaattcaagaagCTGTGCGCAAAGCTAAGAGCAAAAAGAAATGCTACGATTACTCGTAA
- the LOC142524047 gene encoding uncharacterized protein LOC142524047 isoform X2, with protein MDLWCVQARRNVFLLKNSFTEKPIIWNPINTSVALDFRVSRKESLSGSCKNRSVIVRATGKNNPGNSNSSSSNSGNSDQSKAGGDGPDGKNPPAGKNKSSDNESQKSHAKPLDWREFRALLYLQEQAENADSAHNEEKATSGSVSLPLKWAHPISAPENGCLLVATEKLDGVRTFQRTVILLLRSGTRNPQEGPFGVVINRPLHKKMKHMNPTNIELATTFSDCSLHFGGPLDASMFLIRAGETTGRPCFEEVINGVYFGSRNTLDEASGLAKKGTLKSQDFRFFVGYAGWQLDQLREEIESDYWYVAACSSNMIFGGSQSSSSDGLWEEILQLMGGRYSELSRKPKQDL; from the exons ATGGATCTATGGTGTGTGCAAGCTAGACGCAATGTCTTTCTCCTGAAAAATTCTTTTACGGAGAAACCCATTATTTGGAATCCCATAAACACTTCGGTGGCCTTGGATTTTAGGGTTTCGAGGAAGGAATCTTTATCCGGTTCTTGTAAGAACAGATCGGTCATAGTCAGAGCCACGGGGAAGAATAACCCAGGAAATTCCAATTCTTCGTCGTCTAATTCTg GAAATAGTGATCAGTCGAAAGCTGGAGGAGATGGTCCAGATGGGAAAAACCCTCCTGCTGGAAAAAACAAATCTAGTGATAATGAATCCCAGAAATCTCATGCTAAACCCTTGGATTGGAGAGAATTCAGGGCATTGCTCTACCTCCAAGAGCAG GCAGAAAATGCAGATTCCGCTCATAACGAAGAGAAGGCGACTTCTGGATCGGTATCTCTTCCCCTCAAATGGGCACACCCAATTTCGGCACCTGAGAATGGCTGTCTCCTAGTTGCCACAGAAAAGCTCGACGGAGTTCGCACATTTCAGAGGACTGTAATTCTTCTTCTCAGATCCGGAACAAGGAATCCGCAAGAGGGTCCATTTGGGGTTGTTATAAATCGTCCACTTCACAAAAAAATGAAACACATGAATCCCACTAATATTGAGTTAGCAACTACATTTTCAGACTGTTCTTTGCATTTCGGTGGACCCcttgatgcaagtatgtttttGATAAGAGCTGGGGAAACTACAGGACGACCCTGTTTTGAGGAGGTCATTAATGGAGTGTATTTTGGTTCTCGAAATACACTTGATGAAGCGTCAGGATTGGCGAAGAAAGGCACTCTTAAGTCTCAAGATTTCAGGTTCTTTGTGGGATATGCAGGGTGGCAGCTGGATCAATTAAGAGAGGAGATTGAATCGGATTACTGGTATGTTGCTGCTTGCAGTTCAAATATGATATTTGGTGGTTCACAGAGTTCCTCGTCTGACGGATTGTGGGAAGAGATTCTACAACTAATGGGTGGTCGTTATTCTGAATTAAGCCGCAAGCCTAAGCAAGATCTGTAG
- the LOC142524047 gene encoding uncharacterized protein LOC142524047 isoform X1: MDLWCVQARRNVFLLKNSFTEKPIIWNPINTSVALDFRVSRKESLSGSCKNRSVIVRATGKNNPGNSNSSSSNSGNSDQSKAGGDGPDGKNPPAGKNKSSDNESQKSHAKPLDWREFRALLYLQEQQAENADSAHNEEKATSGSVSLPLKWAHPISAPENGCLLVATEKLDGVRTFQRTVILLLRSGTRNPQEGPFGVVINRPLHKKMKHMNPTNIELATTFSDCSLHFGGPLDASMFLIRAGETTGRPCFEEVINGVYFGSRNTLDEASGLAKKGTLKSQDFRFFVGYAGWQLDQLREEIESDYWYVAACSSNMIFGGSQSSSSDGLWEEILQLMGGRYSELSRKPKQDL, from the exons ATGGATCTATGGTGTGTGCAAGCTAGACGCAATGTCTTTCTCCTGAAAAATTCTTTTACGGAGAAACCCATTATTTGGAATCCCATAAACACTTCGGTGGCCTTGGATTTTAGGGTTTCGAGGAAGGAATCTTTATCCGGTTCTTGTAAGAACAGATCGGTCATAGTCAGAGCCACGGGGAAGAATAACCCAGGAAATTCCAATTCTTCGTCGTCTAATTCTg GAAATAGTGATCAGTCGAAAGCTGGAGGAGATGGTCCAGATGGGAAAAACCCTCCTGCTGGAAAAAACAAATCTAGTGATAATGAATCCCAGAAATCTCATGCTAAACCCTTGGATTGGAGAGAATTCAGGGCATTGCTCTACCTCCAAGAGCAG CAGGCAGAAAATGCAGATTCCGCTCATAACGAAGAGAAGGCGACTTCTGGATCGGTATCTCTTCCCCTCAAATGGGCACACCCAATTTCGGCACCTGAGAATGGCTGTCTCCTAGTTGCCACAGAAAAGCTCGACGGAGTTCGCACATTTCAGAGGACTGTAATTCTTCTTCTCAGATCCGGAACAAGGAATCCGCAAGAGGGTCCATTTGGGGTTGTTATAAATCGTCCACTTCACAAAAAAATGAAACACATGAATCCCACTAATATTGAGTTAGCAACTACATTTTCAGACTGTTCTTTGCATTTCGGTGGACCCcttgatgcaagtatgtttttGATAAGAGCTGGGGAAACTACAGGACGACCCTGTTTTGAGGAGGTCATTAATGGAGTGTATTTTGGTTCTCGAAATACACTTGATGAAGCGTCAGGATTGGCGAAGAAAGGCACTCTTAAGTCTCAAGATTTCAGGTTCTTTGTGGGATATGCAGGGTGGCAGCTGGATCAATTAAGAGAGGAGATTGAATCGGATTACTGGTATGTTGCTGCTTGCAGTTCAAATATGATATTTGGTGGTTCACAGAGTTCCTCGTCTGACGGATTGTGGGAAGAGATTCTACAACTAATGGGTGGTCGTTATTCTGAATTAAGCCGCAAGCCTAAGCAAGATCTGTAG
- the LOC142525249 gene encoding uncharacterized protein LOC142525249 isoform X2, which translates to MQFPSLSFCKISVTHSTPVPCFIGFPPFIRVDAIPPRNHRNNLVSCKRNRFQAIKFSNQEEETQISGEKEDASNGGGPSTSFLSFLCPLLKLFSAGDPSKERNFLVEEATSSLSTLTRFPWGSRSLSDALNDQQKVNLPLYLQLFEFEACPFCRRVREAITELDLSVEIFPCPKGSMRHREMVRKLGGREQFPFLVDPNTGSSMYESSDIVKYLFCQYGGERSPSFGLLESTLLTGWMPTLLRAGRGMTLWKNSAKEPPPEKLELFSFENNPYARIVREVLCELELPYILQNVGQGSRRAQLLLELSGSYKVPYLVDPNTGMETGEYKKIIAYLVQTYYTVST; encoded by the exons ATGCAGTTCCCATCTTTGAGTTTCTGCAAAATTTCAGTTACCCATTCGACGCCGGTTCCCTGTTTCATCGGCTTTCCACCTTTTATACGAGTAGATGCAATCCCACCTAGGAATCACCGTAATAATCTGGTTTCTTGCAAAAGAAACAGATTTCaagcaataaaattttcaaatcaagaagaagaaacCCAGATTTCTGGAGAAAAAGAAGATGCTAGCAATGGCGGCGGCCCTTCAACCAGTTTTCTGTCGTTCCTTTGCCCCTTACTGAAATTATTCTCT GCTGGAGATCCCTCCAAAGAAAGAAACTTTCTAGTGGAG GAGGCCACATCTTCCTTATCAACTTTAACAAGATTTCCATGGGGTTCAAGATCACTATCTGATGCCTTAAATGATCAACAGAAAGTAAACCTGCCACTGTATCTGCAACTCTTTGAATTCG AGGCATGTCCCTTCTGCAGGAGGGTTCGAGAAGCCATAACGGAACTCGACCTATCTGTAGAG ATCTTCCCATGTCCTAAAGGATCAATGCGACACAGGGAAATGGTTAGAAAACTTGGCGGCAGGGAACA GTTTCCTTTCCTTGTAGATCCCAATACTGGAAGTTCAATGTATGAAAGCA GTGACATTgtaaaatacttattttgtcAGTATGGTGGAGAAAGAAGTCCATCATTTGGCCTTTTGGAGAG CACATTGTTGACAGGATGGATGCCCACCCTGCTCCGAGCAGGCAGGGGAATGACACTGTGGAAAAATTCTGCCAAAGAACCACCACCTGAAAAATTGGAACTCTTTTCCTTTGAAAACAATCCG TATGCACGGATTGTTCGTGAGGTGCTCTGTGAATTGGAGCTTCCATATATACTGCAGAATGTAGGTCAAGGGTCAAGGCGAGCTCAGTTACTCTTGGAGCTGTCTGGATCGTATAAG GTGCCTTACCTTGTTGATCCTAACACGGGGATGGAAACTGGCGAATACAAGAAGATTATAGCCTACTTGGTCCAGACGTATTATACCGTGAGCACCTAG
- the LOC142525249 gene encoding uncharacterized protein LOC142525249 isoform X1 — MQFPSLSFCKISVTHSTPVPCFIGFPPFIRVDAIPPRNHRNNLVSCKRNRFQAIKFSNQEEETQISGEKEDASNGGGPSTSFLSFLCPLLKLFSAGDPSKERNFLVEEATSSLSTLTRFPWGSRSLSDALNDQQKVNLPLYLQLFEFEACPFCRRVREAITELDLSVEIFPCPKGSMRHREMVRKLGGREQFPFLVDPNTGSSMYESSDIVKYLFCQYGGERSPSFGLLESTLLTGWMPTLLRAGRGMTLWKNSAKEPPPEKLELFSFENNPYARIVREVLCELELPYILQNVGQGSRRAQLLLELSGSYKYNSVQVPYLVDPNTGMETGEYKKIIAYLVQTYYTVST; from the exons ATGCAGTTCCCATCTTTGAGTTTCTGCAAAATTTCAGTTACCCATTCGACGCCGGTTCCCTGTTTCATCGGCTTTCCACCTTTTATACGAGTAGATGCAATCCCACCTAGGAATCACCGTAATAATCTGGTTTCTTGCAAAAGAAACAGATTTCaagcaataaaattttcaaatcaagaagaagaaacCCAGATTTCTGGAGAAAAAGAAGATGCTAGCAATGGCGGCGGCCCTTCAACCAGTTTTCTGTCGTTCCTTTGCCCCTTACTGAAATTATTCTCT GCTGGAGATCCCTCCAAAGAAAGAAACTTTCTAGTGGAG GAGGCCACATCTTCCTTATCAACTTTAACAAGATTTCCATGGGGTTCAAGATCACTATCTGATGCCTTAAATGATCAACAGAAAGTAAACCTGCCACTGTATCTGCAACTCTTTGAATTCG AGGCATGTCCCTTCTGCAGGAGGGTTCGAGAAGCCATAACGGAACTCGACCTATCTGTAGAG ATCTTCCCATGTCCTAAAGGATCAATGCGACACAGGGAAATGGTTAGAAAACTTGGCGGCAGGGAACA GTTTCCTTTCCTTGTAGATCCCAATACTGGAAGTTCAATGTATGAAAGCA GTGACATTgtaaaatacttattttgtcAGTATGGTGGAGAAAGAAGTCCATCATTTGGCCTTTTGGAGAG CACATTGTTGACAGGATGGATGCCCACCCTGCTCCGAGCAGGCAGGGGAATGACACTGTGGAAAAATTCTGCCAAAGAACCACCACCTGAAAAATTGGAACTCTTTTCCTTTGAAAACAATCCG TATGCACGGATTGTTCGTGAGGTGCTCTGTGAATTGGAGCTTCCATATATACTGCAGAATGTAGGTCAAGGGTCAAGGCGAGCTCAGTTACTCTTGGAGCTGTCTGGATCGTATAAG TATAATTCTGTGCAGGTGCCTTACCTTGTTGATCCTAACACGGGGATGGAAACTGGCGAATACAAGAAGATTATAGCCTACTTGGTCCAGACGTATTATACCGTGAGCACCTAG